One segment of Deinococcus misasensis DSM 22328 DNA contains the following:
- a CDS encoding histidine triad nucleotide-binding protein, which produces MEKSIFQRIIDREIPSQIVFEDDKFIAIKDIAPKAPVHLLVIPKQFSARLDAIQDAQHMGELFLTANTVARQFLEDYRLVVNVGAGGGQVVFHTHIHIMGGWDERSEADHLTEAAQ; this is translated from the coding sequence AAAGCATCTTCCAGAGAATCATTGACCGTGAAATCCCCTCCCAGATCGTCTTTGAAGACGATAAATTCATTGCCATCAAAGACATTGCCCCCAAAGCCCCCGTGCACCTGCTGGTCATCCCCAAGCAGTTCTCTGCCCGTCTGGATGCCATTCAAGACGCACAGCACATGGGCGAATTGTTCCTGACCGCCAACACGGTGGCCAGACAGTTTCTGGAGGATTACCGTCTGGTGGTCAATGTCGGTGCTGGAGGCGGACAGGTGGTGTTCCACACCCACATCCACATCATGGGGGGCTGGGACGAACGCTCTGAAGCCGATCACCTGACCGAAGCTGCCCAATGA